From a region of the Lactuca sativa cultivar Salinas chromosome 4, Lsat_Salinas_v11, whole genome shotgun sequence genome:
- the LOC122197536 gene encoding uncharacterized protein LOC122197536 — protein MVGFHHPRDPYFPNQGNNRWLEESEEQPEEEPEEDPEEETEGEPEAEAEGRPAEPVVDQEAEDAEGSLEEEPNDNEEEYHKTSTLKSSTCISYLHSREGNTTELHPEDPYYPTMIANEWSEGEPEEVQRENPKLGLEEYQERNLEGKDSDEESDMDEGAKEILSEPYPLGSNTEPTRRKRRPYQSSPPLLKRR, from the exons ATGGTTGGTTTCCATCACCCCAgagatccttatttccctaaCCAGGGGAATAATAGATGGTTGGAAGAATCCGAGGAGCAACCTGAGGAGGAACCcgaggaagaccccgaggaggaaacAGAAGGGGAACCTGAGGCGGAAGCCGAAGGCAGACCTGCCGAGCCAGTGGTGGACCAAGAAGCGGAGGATGCCGAAGGAAGTCTCGAGGAGGAACCCAACGATAACGAAGAGG AATACCATAAGACCTCCACACTTAAATCTTCTACATGTATCTCATACCTCCACTCTCGCGAAGGCAACACGACTGAGCTTCACCCTGAAGACCCCTACTACCCTACGATGATAGCCAACGAATGGAGCGAGGGAGAACCAGAGGAAGTGCAAAGGGAgaacccaaaattgggtcttgAAGAATACCAAGAGCGAAACCTTGAGGGAAAGGATTCTGATGAGGAGTCAGACATGGATGAAGGCGCCAAAGAGATCCTTAGCGAGCCTTACCCCCTTGGAAGCAATACCGAACCAACACGCAGAAAAAGAAGACCTTACCAATCATCTCCGCCTCTTTTGAAGAGGAGGTGA